A part of Streptomyces sp. DSM 40750 genomic DNA contains:
- a CDS encoding CoA transferase: MNDSDHPAARGFLSEIWDSLGGEKEALDRVRFEGHGALRSPFAVTDLAAASFAAAGLALSDLLTTGGGGGPLVSVDRVLAGGWFDLPVGPSQPLDPSTRQPVPHTWMCEFQTADDRWLRMQATFPTLRSRIARALGTREDRGEFETEIRKHPAEDVERLLVDAGAAVAVSRSVEEWRRHAQGRAVATEAVVHIETGEAGGDSWKPTPGRPLAGIRVLDLTRVISGPMATRFLAAGGAEVLRIDRPGSDESSGVFGRGSDIMLGKRWAFLDLRTEDGRDRFLKLLSEADVLVHGYRPGGLDSLVAPEVRAAVRPGLVEVALNAYGWTGPWQDRRGFDTLVQFSSGLADATTAWALADPENRTPINALGRLVGADRPRHLPVEALDFATGYQIAAAAIRGLTHRVRTGEGSVSRLSLARTAAMLISAGHVAEEPEIRLPLEGPYEDRIFVSGDGRPVKRLQFPVVIEETPLFWERPFEVAGSSAPVWSTSG; this comes from the coding sequence ATGAATGACTCCGATCACCCCGCCGCGCGGGGATTCCTCTCCGAGATCTGGGACTCGCTGGGAGGGGAGAAGGAAGCGCTGGACCGCGTGAGGTTCGAAGGACACGGTGCATTGCGGTCGCCGTTCGCGGTGACGGACCTGGCCGCGGCGTCGTTCGCCGCAGCCGGGCTGGCCCTCAGCGATCTCCTCACCACGGGCGGCGGTGGGGGACCGCTGGTAAGCGTCGACCGGGTACTTGCCGGCGGGTGGTTCGATCTGCCGGTCGGCCCTTCTCAGCCCCTCGACCCCTCGACGCGGCAGCCCGTCCCCCACACCTGGATGTGCGAGTTCCAGACGGCCGACGACCGATGGCTTCGCATGCAGGCGACGTTTCCGACGCTGCGTTCCCGCATCGCGCGCGCACTCGGAACGAGGGAGGACCGGGGCGAGTTCGAGACCGAGATCCGCAAGCATCCCGCGGAGGACGTCGAGCGGCTCCTGGTGGACGCGGGCGCGGCCGTCGCGGTCAGCCGCTCGGTCGAGGAATGGCGACGACATGCTCAGGGCCGGGCCGTGGCCACGGAAGCCGTCGTGCACATCGAGACGGGTGAAGCCGGCGGCGACTCCTGGAAGCCGACACCGGGACGTCCGCTGGCCGGCATCCGCGTACTCGACCTCACCCGGGTCATCTCCGGACCGATGGCGACCCGGTTCCTCGCGGCCGGCGGCGCCGAGGTGCTGCGCATCGACCGACCAGGCTCCGACGAGAGCAGCGGCGTCTTCGGGCGGGGCAGCGACATCATGCTGGGCAAGCGGTGGGCGTTCCTCGATCTGCGGACCGAGGACGGCCGCGACCGGTTCCTCAAGCTGCTGTCCGAGGCGGACGTACTCGTCCACGGATACCGCCCCGGGGGTCTGGACAGCCTCGTCGCCCCGGAGGTCCGTGCCGCCGTACGACCCGGCCTGGTGGAAGTGGCACTCAACGCGTACGGCTGGACGGGGCCGTGGCAGGACCGCAGAGGCTTCGACACCCTCGTCCAGTTCAGCAGCGGCCTCGCCGACGCGACGACGGCCTGGGCCCTCGCCGACCCGGAGAACAGGACACCGATCAACGCGCTCGGCAGGCTCGTCGGCGCCGACCGGCCCCGGCACCTGCCCGTCGAGGCACTCGACTTCGCGACCGGATACCAGATCGCCGCAGCCGCGATCCGGGGGCTGACGCACCGAGTGAGGACAGGTGAAGGCTCGGTCTCCCGTCTCTCGCTCGCCCGGACCGCCGCGATGCTGATCAGCGCGGGCCACGTCGCCGAGGAACCGGAGATCCGGCTGCCCCTCGAAGGGCCGTACGAGGACCGCATCTTCGTCAGTGGTGACGGCCGCCCGGTGAAGCGGCTCCAGTTCCCTGTGGTGATCGAGGAGACCCCGCTGTTCTGGGAGCGGCCCTTCGAGGTGGCAGGCTCCTCTGCCCCGGTGTGGTCCACCTCGGGCTGA
- a CDS encoding aldehyde dehydrogenase family protein, whose amino-acid sequence MLEHKNLYIDGAWRRPCGDETTEVVNPATERVIATVPAATAKDVDAAVSAARAALPAWSRTTPAERKALLDRLHQGLVERADDIATTVTAEMGAPRQLSSRVQAGLPIAVAESYARLLETYEFEERIATSLVVKEPVGVVAAITPWNYPLHQVVAKVAAALAAGCTVVLKPSEVTPLNAYLLAEIVDAIELPAGVFNLVPGIGSVAGEALVAHPDVDMVSFTGSTRAGKRIGELAAATVKKVALELGGKSANIILPDADLDSAVRDGVANVLSNSGQTCTAWTRMLVHRDLYERAVELAREAAESTVVGDPADERTQVGPVASAAQRDRVRAYIADGVGQGARLVTGGVEPPTGLPAGYYVRPTVFADVTEDMTIAQEEIFGPVIVVMPYADEEDALRIANNSLYGLSGAVFSASEERAVAFARRLDTGMVHINGARLNLLAPFGGYKQSGNGRELGVHGLEEFLQPKALQLPAPAATERTAR is encoded by the coding sequence GTGCTCGAGCACAAGAACCTCTACATCGACGGCGCCTGGCGTCGCCCCTGCGGCGACGAGACGACCGAGGTGGTCAACCCGGCCACCGAGCGGGTCATCGCCACCGTGCCGGCCGCCACCGCGAAGGACGTCGACGCGGCCGTCTCCGCCGCCCGCGCAGCGCTGCCCGCCTGGTCCCGCACGACCCCCGCCGAACGCAAGGCCCTCCTGGACCGGCTCCACCAGGGGCTGGTGGAGCGCGCCGACGACATCGCCACGACCGTCACCGCGGAGATGGGCGCACCGCGGCAGCTCTCATCAAGAGTCCAGGCGGGGCTGCCGATCGCGGTCGCCGAGTCGTACGCCCGGCTGCTGGAGACGTACGAGTTCGAGGAGCGCATCGCCACCTCGCTCGTCGTCAAGGAGCCGGTCGGCGTCGTCGCCGCCATCACCCCGTGGAACTATCCGCTCCACCAGGTCGTCGCCAAGGTGGCGGCCGCCCTGGCCGCGGGGTGCACCGTCGTGCTCAAGCCGTCCGAGGTGACCCCGCTCAACGCCTACCTCCTCGCCGAGATCGTCGACGCCATCGAACTCCCTGCCGGTGTCTTCAACCTCGTGCCGGGCATCGGCTCCGTCGCCGGTGAGGCACTGGTCGCCCATCCGGACGTCGACATGGTCTCCTTCACCGGATCGACCCGAGCCGGAAAGCGCATCGGCGAACTCGCGGCGGCCACCGTCAAGAAGGTCGCACTCGAACTCGGCGGCAAGTCCGCCAACATCATCCTGCCGGACGCCGACCTGGACTCCGCGGTCCGCGACGGGGTGGCCAACGTCCTGAGCAACTCGGGTCAGACGTGCACGGCGTGGACCCGGATGCTCGTGCACCGCGATCTCTACGAGCGCGCTGTGGAACTGGCCCGAGAGGCGGCCGAGAGCACGGTCGTGGGCGATCCCGCCGACGAGCGGACCCAGGTCGGCCCGGTCGCCTCGGCGGCCCAGCGTGACCGGGTACGCGCCTACATCGCTGACGGCGTCGGCCAGGGCGCCCGGCTGGTGACCGGCGGCGTCGAGCCGCCGACCGGCCTGCCCGCTGGCTACTATGTCCGCCCCACCGTCTTCGCCGATGTCACCGAGGACATGACCATCGCGCAGGAGGAGATCTTCGGCCCGGTCATCGTCGTCATGCCGTACGCGGACGAGGAGGATGCCCTGCGGATCGCGAACAACTCCCTGTACGGCCTGTCCGGAGCGGTGTTCTCGGCCAGCGAGGAACGCGCCGTCGCCTTCGCCCGCCGCCTGGACACCGGCATGGTCCACATCAACGGCGCACGCTTGAATTTGCTCGCGCCCTTCGGCGGCTACAAGCAGTCCGGCAACGGCCGTGAACTGGGCGTCCACGGGCTGGAGGAGTTCCTCCAGCCGAAGGCCCTGCAGCTCCCTGCACCGGCGGCCACCGAAAGGACGGCGCGATGA
- a CDS encoding aldehyde dehydrogenase yields the protein MTDHTAAPAASSRSERFPAGMDRDYLMLIDGEWVSASDGETFSCLDPYENRSWGRVPAATAEDVDRAVRAARRAFDEDGWSHTPAGLRAGLLRKLADLIEEHAEELAFIQIHENGKLISEMLPGARAMAAHARYVAGLAENHHGSTLPAHPGFTAYTVPEPVGVVAAITPWNSPLTLLSWKLFPALAAGCTLVIKPSEVTPTSTLRLAELCEQAGYPKGVVNVVTGFGQPTGAALTGHPGVDKIAFTGSTAAGKAMLNAAAPRIGRVTLELGGKSPNIVFSDADLDNAVHGAMGGIFAATGQTCMAGSRVLVEDSVYDEFVDALSAAADKLVLGDPLDPATDVGPLACRNQFDKVLDYIDIGQSEGARLAAGGVRDASTTELARGLFVRPTVFSGVDNSSRLAQEEIFGPVASVVRFSGEDDAARLANDVDFGLAAAVWTRDIGRAHRMVKRLRAGTVWVNAYRVVHYAVPFGGFKQSGIGRELGPDALDDYTETKSVWIDEGNPQMFGRH from the coding sequence ATGACGGACCACACGGCGGCCCCAGCGGCCTCCTCACGCTCGGAGCGCTTCCCGGCCGGGATGGACCGCGACTACCTGATGCTCATCGACGGCGAGTGGGTCTCCGCCTCCGACGGCGAGACCTTCTCCTGCCTCGACCCGTACGAGAACCGTTCCTGGGGCCGCGTCCCCGCCGCCACCGCGGAGGACGTCGACCGGGCCGTACGCGCCGCCCGGCGGGCCTTCGACGAGGACGGCTGGTCCCACACCCCTGCCGGACTGCGCGCAGGCCTGCTGCGCAAGCTCGCCGACCTGATCGAGGAGCACGCCGAGGAACTGGCCTTCATCCAGATCCACGAGAACGGCAAACTCATCAGCGAGATGCTGCCCGGAGCGCGGGCCATGGCGGCCCACGCCCGCTACGTGGCGGGGCTCGCGGAGAACCACCACGGCTCCACCCTCCCCGCCCACCCCGGCTTCACCGCATACACCGTGCCCGAACCGGTCGGCGTCGTCGCGGCGATCACCCCGTGGAACTCACCGCTGACCCTGCTGTCGTGGAAGCTGTTCCCCGCGCTCGCGGCCGGATGCACGCTCGTCATCAAGCCGTCCGAGGTGACCCCCACCTCCACCCTCCGCCTGGCCGAACTCTGCGAGCAGGCCGGCTACCCCAAGGGCGTTGTCAACGTCGTCACCGGCTTCGGGCAGCCCACCGGCGCCGCGCTGACGGGCCACCCCGGCGTCGACAAGATCGCGTTCACCGGCTCCACCGCCGCGGGCAAGGCCATGCTCAACGCCGCCGCACCCCGCATCGGGCGGGTCACCCTGGAACTCGGCGGAAAGTCACCCAACATCGTCTTCTCCGACGCCGATCTCGACAACGCCGTGCACGGCGCCATGGGCGGCATCTTCGCGGCGACGGGGCAAACCTGCATGGCCGGATCCCGGGTCCTGGTCGAGGACAGCGTGTACGACGAGTTCGTCGACGCCCTGTCGGCGGCTGCGGACAAGCTGGTCCTGGGCGACCCGCTCGACCCGGCGACCGACGTGGGCCCGCTCGCCTGCCGCAACCAGTTCGACAAGGTCCTCGACTACATCGACATCGGACAGTCCGAAGGGGCGCGCCTGGCCGCCGGCGGCGTCCGGGACGCCTCCACCACGGAACTGGCCCGCGGCCTCTTCGTCCGGCCCACCGTCTTCTCCGGCGTCGACAACTCCTCGCGGCTTGCCCAGGAGGAGATCTTCGGGCCGGTGGCCAGTGTCGTGCGGTTCAGCGGCGAGGACGACGCGGCCCGGCTCGCCAACGACGTCGACTTCGGTCTCGCCGCCGCTGTGTGGACCCGGGACATCGGCCGCGCCCACCGCATGGTCAAGCGGCTGCGCGCCGGCACGGTCTGGGTCAACGCCTACCGCGTCGTCCACTACGCAGTGCCCTTCGGCGGGTTCAAGCAGAGCGGCATCGGCCGCGAACTCGGCCCCGACGCACTCGACGACTACACCGAGACCAAGTCCGTCTGGATCGACGAGGGCAACCCGCAGATGTTCGGCCGCCACTGA
- a CDS encoding NAD(P)/FAD-dependent oxidoreductase: MHIEPTATDRIVVVGGGQAGADFVAALRMGGHQGPVTLVGEEPGYPYARPPLSKAYLSGKATAEDLHIRPPAMYEQQGIDLRTGTRVTAIDRTARHVVLADGERLPYAHLVLATGGRARRLPAPGLDDAPNVHYLRTLADVAAMRHRFVPGARLVVVGGGYVGLEVAAVARQLGLDVTVLEALPRVLARVTAPQVSAFYQRVHTEEGVDIRVDTAVTGFAFAPDGSVAAVELKSGERIDADLVLVGIGLVPNTELAEQAGLAVDNGIVVDEHCRTEDPAVLAIGDCTSHPCGEHGGRRRLESVPNASEQARVAAATVTGSLQPYTAIPWFWSDQYDVKLQTTGLSTGYDEVVIRGTTETGRSFAAFYLKQGQVRAADVVCSPRDFTAARKLVAARARVAPEALRDLSVPLKQLL, from the coding sequence ATGCACATCGAACCCACTGCGACCGACCGTATCGTCGTGGTCGGCGGCGGTCAGGCCGGCGCGGACTTCGTCGCCGCCCTGCGCATGGGCGGCCACCAGGGCCCCGTGACCCTCGTCGGCGAGGAACCCGGCTACCCCTACGCCCGCCCGCCGCTGTCAAAGGCGTACCTGTCCGGCAAGGCCACGGCCGAGGACCTGCACATCCGGCCGCCCGCCATGTACGAGCAGCAGGGCATCGACCTGCGCACCGGCACCCGAGTGACCGCGATCGACCGGACCGCCCGCCACGTGGTCCTCGCGGACGGTGAGCGGCTGCCGTACGCGCACCTGGTGCTCGCCACCGGCGGGCGGGCGCGCAGACTGCCCGCCCCCGGACTCGACGACGCGCCCAACGTCCACTACCTCAGGACCCTCGCCGACGTGGCCGCCATGCGGCACCGTTTCGTGCCGGGCGCCCGGCTGGTCGTCGTCGGCGGCGGCTACGTCGGGCTCGAAGTGGCCGCGGTCGCCCGGCAACTCGGCCTTGACGTGACGGTTCTGGAGGCGCTCCCCCGTGTCCTGGCCCGGGTGACCGCGCCGCAGGTCTCCGCGTTCTACCAGCGGGTGCACACCGAGGAAGGCGTGGACATCCGCGTCGACACCGCGGTGACCGGCTTCGCCTTCGCCCCCGACGGCTCGGTGGCCGCCGTGGAACTCAAGAGCGGCGAGCGAATCGACGCCGACCTTGTCCTCGTCGGCATCGGCCTGGTCCCCAACACCGAACTCGCCGAGCAGGCCGGACTCGCCGTCGACAATGGCATCGTCGTGGACGAGCACTGCCGGACCGAGGACCCCGCCGTCCTCGCCATCGGCGACTGCACCAGCCACCCCTGCGGTGAGCACGGCGGACGCCGCCGACTGGAGTCGGTGCCCAACGCCTCCGAACAGGCGCGGGTCGCCGCCGCCACCGTGACCGGCAGCCTTCAGCCGTACACCGCCATCCCGTGGTTCTGGTCCGACCAGTACGACGTCAAGCTCCAGACCACAGGGCTGTCCACCGGCTACGACGAGGTCGTCATCCGTGGCACCACCGAGACCGGGCGGTCGTTCGCGGCCTTCTACCTCAAACAGGGCCAGGTCCGCGCCGCAGACGTGGTCTGCAGCCCCCGGGACTTCACCGCCGCCAGAAAGCTGGTCGCGGCACGGGCCCGGGTCGCCCCCGAAGCGCTCCGGGACCTGTCGGTCCCCCTCAAGCAACTGCTCTGA
- a CDS encoding 2Fe-2S iron-sulfur cluster-binding protein, with translation MPRVVFVRPDGTKQEADAADGASVMQAATANLVPGIVAECGGELSCATCHVFVDEQWLGALSARSEDEEEMLEATSEEPTDASRLCCQITLDASLDGIVVHIPTTQK, from the coding sequence ATGCCCCGTGTCGTATTCGTCCGTCCGGACGGGACCAAGCAGGAGGCCGACGCCGCCGACGGAGCCTCTGTCATGCAGGCCGCCACAGCCAACCTGGTGCCGGGCATCGTCGCCGAATGCGGCGGTGAGCTGTCCTGCGCCACTTGCCACGTCTTCGTGGACGAGCAGTGGCTCGGGGCGCTGTCCGCGCGCTCGGAGGACGAGGAGGAGATGCTGGAGGCGACCTCCGAGGAGCCCACCGACGCCAGCCGACTGTGCTGCCAGATCACGCTGGACGCCTCGCTCGACGGCATCGTCGTGCACATCCCGACGACCCAGAAGTAG
- a CDS encoding CaiB/BaiF CoA-transferase family protein produces the protein MSGQRTFRVVEVTESVAGAACGRLFAALGHDVLLCEPPTGTPLRAREFTFAALGAGKRSAVLRPEQLAADETSPLATADVLITDLTPAAAAAEGLDFDQLRQRFPRLVTVSLTAFGLTGAYAESIGDSLLAEAYGGLATMVGEPDRRPLSLGGEQSAHSAAFVGLYGAMLALRHRDRTGHGDVVEVALSDVAASMDWKSDVLHDLGGGASKRAGSSQGGWRVVRAKDGWVGVIFSAHQWPALVELFGDPRLSAPGLDDPEQRARRSQEWWAVIAEAAASREAVELYTEAQRLGLPFGHAADAERLMADEQLRTRGFVLPPGMRRRDAPVVGLPWTVPGATSSTVVAPRLGDDGGSLTTGPRPVAVRTPRARVAARHRDAAPLDGLVVLDFGTITAGAATSRLLADYGATVIKIESQGRPDPFRAWVMPGSADRAAGAQAPASPMFASNNAGKRGLSLDLKTEHGRAVAHRLIRRADVLVENFRVGVTARMGVDYATAHRLNPDLVYLSLSSQGVFGPEASYGSFGSTLDLLSGLAAVTGYPGERPMWSGGDVNYPDQMVSFVGAALVADAVTSGRHGIHLDVSQREAVAWTLAGQLGEYVWTGRLPAPDGNRRPGATPHDTYPTAEPDSWLAIACTSAGHRRALAEVITKLPGHEPENWWLNHQDTVDAAISEWTARHPRDKAVARLRRAGVPAVPVNTAADRARDPRYRERRAALRVPEWLKGFPMILHGHTPPDPAPAPALGDNAEHLDDDTLDALLGGVDRPSFPH, from the coding sequence ATGTCCGGGCAGCGCACCTTCCGGGTGGTCGAGGTCACCGAGTCGGTTGCGGGAGCGGCGTGCGGACGCCTGTTCGCCGCCCTCGGCCACGACGTGCTGCTGTGCGAACCGCCCACCGGCACGCCGCTGCGGGCCAGGGAGTTCACCTTCGCGGCCCTGGGCGCCGGCAAGCGCAGCGCCGTCCTCCGCCCCGAGCAGCTGGCCGCCGACGAGACGAGCCCGCTCGCCACGGCCGACGTCCTGATCACCGATCTCACGCCGGCCGCGGCGGCCGCCGAGGGCCTGGACTTTGACCAGCTCCGGCAACGGTTCCCCCGGCTGGTCACGGTCTCGCTCACCGCATTCGGGCTCACCGGAGCGTATGCCGAGAGCATCGGCGACAGCCTCCTGGCGGAGGCGTACGGCGGACTGGCCACCATGGTCGGTGAGCCGGATCGGCGCCCGCTGAGCCTGGGTGGCGAACAGAGTGCGCACTCGGCCGCCTTCGTCGGCCTGTACGGCGCCATGCTCGCCCTGCGCCACCGTGACCGCACGGGACACGGCGACGTCGTCGAGGTCGCTCTGAGTGACGTCGCCGCCTCTATGGACTGGAAGAGCGACGTCCTCCACGATCTCGGCGGTGGGGCCTCGAAGCGTGCGGGCTCCTCGCAGGGCGGCTGGCGCGTGGTGCGGGCCAAGGACGGCTGGGTCGGAGTGATCTTCTCCGCACACCAGTGGCCGGCCCTCGTCGAGCTCTTCGGCGACCCGCGCCTGAGCGCACCCGGCCTCGACGACCCCGAGCAGCGTGCCCGGCGCTCGCAGGAGTGGTGGGCCGTGATCGCGGAGGCGGCGGCAAGCCGTGAGGCCGTGGAGCTGTACACCGAGGCGCAGCGCCTCGGACTGCCCTTCGGCCATGCCGCCGATGCCGAGAGGCTGATGGCCGACGAACAGCTCCGTACCAGGGGCTTCGTCCTTCCGCCCGGCATGCGCCGCAGGGACGCCCCCGTGGTCGGCCTCCCGTGGACCGTGCCTGGGGCGACCTCATCCACGGTCGTGGCACCCCGGTTGGGCGACGACGGTGGCAGTCTCACGACCGGGCCACGACCGGTGGCGGTCCGCACGCCGCGTGCGCGCGTGGCCGCGCGGCACAGGGACGCGGCACCCCTGGACGGTCTGGTCGTTCTCGACTTCGGCACCATCACAGCCGGGGCGGCCACGAGCCGGCTGCTCGCCGACTACGGCGCGACCGTGATCAAGATCGAGTCGCAGGGCCGCCCGGATCCGTTCCGGGCGTGGGTGATGCCGGGCAGCGCAGACAGGGCGGCCGGGGCACAGGCACCGGCCTCGCCGATGTTCGCCTCCAACAACGCCGGCAAGCGCGGTCTGAGCCTCGATCTGAAGACCGAACACGGCCGGGCCGTCGCTCACCGGCTCATCCGCAGGGCGGATGTCCTGGTCGAGAACTTCCGGGTGGGCGTCACCGCCCGCATGGGCGTCGACTACGCCACCGCCCACCGACTCAACCCCGATCTGGTCTACCTGTCCCTGTCCAGTCAGGGCGTCTTCGGGCCCGAGGCCTCGTACGGCTCCTTCGGTTCGACCCTCGACCTGCTCTCCGGCCTCGCGGCCGTCACGGGCTACCCGGGGGAGCGGCCCATGTGGTCGGGCGGCGATGTCAACTACCCGGACCAGATGGTGTCCTTCGTCGGCGCCGCCCTGGTCGCGGACGCCGTCACCAGCGGCCGGCACGGTATCCACCTGGACGTCTCGCAGCGGGAGGCCGTCGCCTGGACCCTGGCCGGTCAGCTCGGAGAGTACGTCTGGACGGGGCGGCTGCCCGCCCCGGACGGCAACCGCCGCCCTGGCGCCACCCCTCACGACACCTATCCCACCGCGGAGCCCGACAGCTGGCTGGCGATCGCCTGCACCAGCGCCGGTCACCGCCGGGCGCTGGCCGAGGTGATCACCAAACTGCCCGGCCACGAGCCGGAGAACTGGTGGCTGAACCACCAGGACACCGTCGACGCGGCCATCTCGGAGTGGACGGCCCGGCACCCCCGTGACAAGGCCGTGGCGCGACTGCGCCGCGCGGGTGTTCCCGCCGTGCCCGTGAACACCGCGGCAGACCGCGCCCGGGACCCCCGTTACCGCGAGCGCCGCGCTGCGCTGCGTGTCCCGGAGTGGCTGAAGGGATTCCCCATGATCCTGCACGGCCACACGCCGCCCGACCCCGCTCCCGCACCCGCCCTCGGCGACAACGCGGAGCACCTGGACGACGACACCCTCGACGCGCTCCTCGGCGGCGTCGACCGGCCGTCGTTCCCCCACTGA
- a CDS encoding enoyl-CoA hydratase/isomerase family protein, producing the protein MNATTTSPAETEQVVLIEHLDNGISRIRFNRPHKRNAMNRAARVGIVRALDECRGRSKVIILTGNGPAFCAGVDLKEGDVSTGDAELDRRSEWAAVQEEIRNHPAIIIAAVNGIALGGGSTLINVADLAVAADEAQIGMPEIGFGLYPTLAGPAAQLRLKPKHAAWLVLTAERIDGPTAAEWGLVNLAVPLEELDAAATALAERVASFDATALEWSKKALWKIPGEISEWTEAISYGHEIADELRARSTALAEGLGRFRSGERNPGQG; encoded by the coding sequence ATGAACGCCACCACGACCTCCCCGGCGGAGACGGAACAGGTCGTCCTCATCGAGCACTTGGACAACGGGATCTCCCGTATCCGCTTCAACCGCCCCCACAAGCGCAACGCCATGAACCGGGCGGCCCGCGTAGGGATCGTGCGCGCTCTCGACGAGTGCCGGGGCCGCTCCAAGGTGATCATCCTGACCGGCAACGGCCCCGCCTTCTGCGCCGGCGTCGACCTCAAGGAGGGCGACGTCAGCACCGGGGACGCGGAACTCGACCGGCGCAGTGAGTGGGCGGCCGTGCAGGAGGAGATCCGCAACCACCCTGCCATCATCATCGCCGCCGTCAACGGCATCGCCCTCGGCGGCGGTTCCACCCTGATCAACGTTGCCGACCTTGCTGTCGCGGCCGACGAAGCCCAGATAGGCATGCCGGAGATCGGCTTCGGCCTCTACCCGACCCTCGCGGGCCCGGCCGCCCAACTGCGGCTCAAGCCCAAGCACGCGGCCTGGCTGGTGCTCACCGCCGAGCGCATCGACGGCCCCACGGCGGCGGAGTGGGGGCTGGTCAACCTCGCCGTTCCCCTGGAGGAACTCGACGCAGCGGCCACCGCCCTCGCCGAACGCGTCGCCTCCTTCGACGCGACCGCGCTGGAATGGTCGAAGAAGGCGCTGTGGAAGATCCCCGGCGAGATCTCCGAGTGGACCGAGGCCATCTCCTACGGGCATGAGATCGCCGATGAACTCCGCGCCCGCAGCACCGCTCTGGCCGAGGGCCTCGGCCGGTTCCGGTCGGGCGAGCGCAACCCGGGGCAGGGCTGA
- a CDS encoding Zn-ribbon domain-containing OB-fold protein, translating into MDNQKLIEMLPPVTDANRAFWEGTLAGELRLQYGDSGTPRYPESPVDPVTLGEDFEWRAVSGRATLWSWIVMHQKYFPAFADEVPHLVAFAQLEEGPHLMTTLLDPPEHLECGMPLEVVFEQISEDRAIPKFKVVSG; encoded by the coding sequence ATGGACAACCAGAAACTCATCGAGATGCTCCCACCGGTCACGGACGCCAACCGTGCCTTCTGGGAGGGCACCCTCGCCGGTGAACTCCGGCTCCAGTACGGCGATTCGGGAACGCCCCGCTACCCCGAGTCGCCGGTGGACCCGGTGACCCTCGGCGAGGACTTCGAATGGCGAGCCGTCAGCGGCAGGGCCACGTTGTGGTCCTGGATCGTCATGCACCAGAAGTACTTCCCTGCCTTCGCCGACGAGGTTCCCCACCTGGTGGCCTTCGCCCAACTGGAGGAGGGGCCGCATCTGATGACCACCCTCCTCGACCCGCCGGAGCATCTGGAGTGCGGCATGCCGCTGGAGGTCGTCTTCGAGCAGATCTCCGAGGACCGGGCCATCCCGAAGTTCAAGGTGGTGTCCGGATGA
- a CDS encoding thiolase family protein — MPERRQVAIVGVGQTDFGALYANKDARRDAYALGAQALRLALDDAGLRKDEVDGLLTARIHYEHGAHVLGIPNPRVINALEGSGRMSGVAVQHAVSLIETGQADVVACVYGNNGRSVKMTYGGAYTDSPTTRYDAMYGMTSPGAYVGMMYRRYAHDYGVPDGALSAIAINNRRNAALNPVAVMREEITEEQYLGSRYIADPLRLYDYCIINDGGVALILTTMEKARDLAKRPVRVAATAARAAVSNYYTSTDFFHSASQDVARRVYAASGYGPQDMDCLQIYDNFTPTVLFSLEGFDHAPRGEAWKWATGDRIARDGEMPVNTAGGHTGESYMQGWGHHVEAVRQIRGEAGPRQVADCNVAQYICASPITTSHVLVGE; from the coding sequence ATGCCTGAACGAAGGCAAGTTGCGATCGTCGGCGTCGGCCAGACCGACTTCGGCGCCCTCTACGCCAACAAGGACGCGCGCCGCGACGCCTACGCCCTCGGCGCGCAGGCCCTGCGCCTCGCGCTCGACGACGCCGGCCTGCGCAAGGACGAGGTCGACGGCCTCCTCACCGCCCGTATCCACTACGAGCACGGCGCCCATGTGCTCGGCATCCCCAACCCCCGTGTCATCAACGCCCTGGAGGGATCCGGCCGCATGAGCGGCGTCGCCGTCCAGCACGCCGTATCCCTGATCGAGACCGGTCAGGCCGACGTCGTGGCCTGCGTGTACGGCAACAACGGCCGCTCGGTGAAGATGACTTACGGCGGTGCCTACACCGACAGCCCCACCACCCGCTACGACGCGATGTACGGCATGACCTCCCCGGGCGCGTACGTCGGCATGATGTACCGCCGCTACGCGCACGACTACGGCGTGCCCGACGGTGCCCTCTCCGCGATCGCGATCAACAACCGCCGCAACGCCGCCCTGAATCCGGTGGCCGTGATGCGCGAGGAGATCACCGAGGAGCAGTACCTGGGGTCCCGTTACATCGCGGACCCGTTGCGTCTGTACGACTACTGCATCATCAACGACGGCGGCGTCGCGCTGATCCTCACCACCATGGAGAAGGCCCGCGACCTGGCCAAGCGGCCGGTACGGGTGGCGGCCACCGCCGCGCGCGCCGCCGTCAGCAACTACTACACGAGCACGGACTTCTTCCACTCCGCCTCCCAGGACGTGGCCCGGCGCGTGTACGCGGCCTCGGGCTATGGCCCGCAGGACATGGACTGCCTGCAGATCTACGACAACTTCACGCCCACCGTCCTGTTCAGCCTGGAGGGCTTCGATCACGCGCCGCGTGGCGAGGCCTGGAAGTGGGCGACCGGTGACCGCATCGCGCGCGACGGCGAGATGCCGGTGAACACCGCCGGTGGGCACACCGGCGAGAGCTACATGCAGGGCTGGGGGCACCACGTGGAGGCCGTGCGCCAGATCCGCGGCGAGGCCGGCCCCCGCCAGGTGGCGGACTGCAACGTCGCCCAGTACATCTGCGCCTCGCCCATCACCACTTCGCACGTCCTGGTCGGGGAGTGA